Proteins encoded together in one Planctopirus ephydatiae window:
- the gyrA gene encoding DNA gyrase subunit A, whose translation MFALSNGDVPSASFTPQPDRILPVAIEGEMRTSYVTYAMSVIISRALPDARDGLKPSQRRILVAMNDLNLGPNSGRVKCAKICGDTSGNYHPHGDGSIYPTLVRLAQNWNMRETLIDKQGNFGSLAGLPPAAMRYTEARLSAVASEMLDDLKRDTVDYVLTYDQRNREPVVLPSRFPNLLVNGSSGIAVGMATSIPPHNLAEVSQAVIRLLEDPETSIDELMEVLPGPDFPTGGIICGRYGIRQGYLTGRSTLTLRAKTRFLTEKNTDIIEVTEIPYLETRDRIREKLEQLVRDDKIKGISRIVDLTDRTTPAWQVCLHIVLKRDADKEVILNQLFQYSPLQSTFSVILLALSGNRPKTMNIKELIGEFIRHRITVIRRKTEFQLAEARKRKHTIEGLLIAQLNIDEVIQTIRSSGSRAEAKERLQAILVPSAMVARALGDAGFMEFQSEQGVRETYSLSANQTEAIVSMQLGSLANLEQEKLRGEHQKLIEDIFGYLHLLSDEAHIRAVIREEMQKLGDKYGNARRTEISEDELSDVDKEDLIPEEMMVVTLSQRGYIKRLPIHTYQAQNRGGRGIMGAKADDEDAIQDLFISSTHDWLLFFTDKGRVFWQKVYDLPLQSRTSKGRALVNLLSLQEGEQVATCVNTRTFEENRYLVMATRAGIVKKTSLDAYKRPTKGGIIAINLKDGDALIEARILSAQEDILLSTANGMAIRFSQADARAMGRNTSGVRGIKLRKDDEVIGMVVADPAMTLLTMCEKGYGKRTPFGFIESVPVVEDVIPGEDGVVADEEIAEALPEETDAEEATGEEGEESSSSSRSYRRQRRGGMGVRDIRVIPRNGKVVKILAVQEGDHVLIVTAGGKIQRVRAAEISEIGRNTQGVRVIKLTEGDRVASMARIPADLCQETIEEKLDIEPKAQVEDISADQANPSETSTPGDEQTTDSSE comes from the coding sequence GTGTTTGCATTGTCAAACGGGGACGTGCCGTCGGCCAGTTTTACGCCGCAACCGGATCGAATTCTCCCAGTGGCTATCGAGGGAGAAATGCGAACCAGCTATGTCACTTACGCGATGAGCGTGATCATTAGCCGGGCACTTCCTGATGCGCGTGATGGACTTAAGCCCTCTCAGCGCCGCATTCTTGTGGCCATGAACGATTTGAATCTGGGGCCAAACTCCGGGCGAGTCAAATGCGCAAAAATCTGTGGTGATACGAGCGGCAACTATCACCCCCACGGCGATGGCTCCATCTACCCGACACTGGTTCGTCTGGCACAGAACTGGAACATGCGGGAAACGCTGATCGATAAGCAGGGGAACTTTGGTTCGCTGGCTGGTCTGCCACCTGCCGCCATGCGATATACCGAAGCCAGGCTCTCGGCTGTGGCCTCCGAGATGCTGGACGACCTGAAGCGAGACACCGTGGACTATGTGCTGACATACGATCAGCGCAACCGCGAGCCAGTGGTGCTTCCTTCGAGATTTCCGAACCTGCTGGTGAATGGTTCCAGCGGTATTGCAGTGGGTATGGCCACGAGCATTCCACCACATAATCTGGCTGAGGTTTCTCAGGCCGTCATTCGCCTGCTCGAAGACCCTGAGACTTCCATTGATGAACTGATGGAAGTTCTCCCTGGCCCGGATTTCCCCACAGGAGGGATCATCTGTGGCAGGTACGGCATTCGTCAGGGATATCTGACAGGCCGCAGCACGTTGACACTCCGGGCAAAAACCCGCTTCCTCACAGAGAAAAACACCGACATTATTGAAGTGACCGAGATCCCTTATCTCGAAACCCGCGACCGTATTCGAGAGAAACTCGAACAACTCGTGCGCGACGACAAAATCAAAGGGATTTCCCGCATTGTCGATCTGACAGACCGCACCACACCGGCGTGGCAGGTTTGCCTGCATATTGTGCTCAAGCGGGATGCTGACAAAGAAGTGATTCTCAATCAGCTCTTCCAGTATTCACCGCTGCAATCGACTTTCAGCGTGATTCTCCTAGCCTTGTCGGGAAATCGTCCCAAGACGATGAACATCAAGGAACTCATTGGAGAATTCATCCGGCATCGAATCACCGTCATTCGCCGTAAGACCGAATTTCAACTGGCAGAAGCCCGCAAGCGTAAGCACACGATCGAAGGCTTACTCATTGCCCAGTTGAACATCGATGAAGTCATCCAGACGATTCGATCTTCTGGTTCGCGGGCCGAAGCGAAAGAGCGATTGCAAGCGATACTTGTTCCATCCGCCATGGTGGCCCGTGCTCTGGGTGATGCCGGTTTTATGGAATTCCAGTCTGAACAGGGAGTGCGTGAAACCTATTCACTCTCCGCCAACCAGACGGAAGCCATTGTGTCGATGCAGCTTGGCTCACTCGCCAATCTGGAGCAGGAGAAACTGCGTGGCGAACACCAAAAGCTCATCGAAGACATTTTTGGCTATCTCCATCTGCTGAGTGATGAAGCTCATATTCGAGCTGTCATTCGTGAGGAAATGCAAAAACTTGGCGACAAGTACGGCAACGCCCGCCGGACAGAGATCTCTGAAGATGAACTCAGCGATGTCGATAAGGAAGATCTCATCCCGGAAGAGATGATGGTCGTCACGTTGTCGCAGCGCGGCTACATCAAGCGTCTGCCCATTCATACCTACCAGGCGCAGAATCGTGGCGGACGCGGAATCATGGGCGCGAAAGCCGATGATGAAGATGCCATCCAGGATCTGTTCATTTCCAGCACTCACGACTGGCTGCTGTTCTTTACGGATAAAGGACGCGTATTCTGGCAGAAAGTCTATGATCTGCCCCTGCAGAGCCGCACCAGTAAAGGCCGCGCTCTGGTCAACCTGCTTTCGCTTCAGGAAGGTGAGCAGGTCGCGACATGTGTCAATACGCGCACGTTTGAAGAAAATCGTTATCTCGTCATGGCTACCCGGGCAGGGATTGTCAAAAAGACCTCGCTGGATGCTTACAAACGTCCCACCAAGGGGGGGATCATTGCCATCAACCTGAAAGATGGGGATGCACTGATCGAGGCCCGCATTCTATCGGCTCAGGAAGATATTCTGCTGTCCACAGCCAACGGGATGGCCATCCGGTTTTCTCAGGCGGATGCCCGGGCCATGGGTCGCAACACGAGTGGCGTTCGCGGTATCAAGCTTCGAAAAGACGACGAAGTGATCGGGATGGTTGTCGCTGACCCGGCCATGACTCTCCTGACGATGTGTGAAAAAGGCTACGGAAAGAGAACTCCGTTCGGCTTCATCGAATCGGTTCCCGTCGTCGAAGACGTGATCCCCGGAGAAGATGGCGTTGTGGCCGACGAAGAAATCGCGGAAGCCTTGCCTGAAGAGACAGATGCCGAAGAGGCAACTGGCGAAGAGGGCGAAGAATCAAGCTCTTCATCTCGGTCGTATCGACGTCAACGACGTGGCGGTATGGGTGTCCGGGATATTCGAGTCATCCCACGCAATGGGAAAGTCGTCAAGATTCTCGCTGTCCAGGAAGGTGATCACGTGCTGATCGTGACAGCGGGTGGCAAAATTCAACGTGTGCGGGCAGCGGAAATCAGCGAAATCGGTCGTAACACTCAGGGAGTGCGAGTCATTAAGCTGACTGAAGGTGATCGAGTCGCATCGATGGCGCGCATTCCGGCCGATCTCTGCCAGGAAACAATCGAAGAGAAGCTGGATATCGAACCGAAAGCACAGGTCGAAGACATATCGGCAGATCAGGCCAACCCATCCGAAACATCGACTCCCGGAGATGAGCAAACAACCGATTCCAGCGAATAA
- a CDS encoding aspartate carbamoyltransferase catalytic subunit, translating into MKSTWSRRHVLGLEDLSAAEITTILDEAARFKEMARHGEARHSLLKGVTICNLFFEPSTRTKTSFNLAARRLGADTVDFTAAASSLSKGETFIDTARNIEAMGVDHMVVRHSTSGTPFLLTKHLGTGVVNAGDGTHEHPTQGLLDLFTIREQRGRIEGLTVALVGDILHSRVARSNIWGLKKLGAKVIVCGPATLIPAEIRQLGVEVSYRLDEILEQTDVINLLRIQFERQRGAFFPSIYEYAQFYGMTSERIARAKSDVLILAPGPINRGVELTPDVADGPHSVILDQVTNGLFVRMATLYLMQLAREQALTST; encoded by the coding sequence ATGAAATCAACTTGGTCGCGGCGTCATGTGCTGGGGCTGGAAGATCTTTCCGCAGCCGAGATTACCACAATTCTCGACGAAGCGGCCCGTTTTAAAGAAATGGCCCGTCATGGAGAAGCACGGCATTCCCTGTTGAAGGGAGTGACCATCTGTAACCTCTTCTTCGAGCCATCCACTCGCACGAAAACGAGTTTCAACCTGGCAGCGCGTCGGCTGGGTGCCGATACCGTAGACTTTACCGCAGCAGCGAGCAGTCTCTCGAAGGGCGAAACATTTATTGATACGGCTCGAAACATCGAAGCCATGGGTGTTGACCACATGGTGGTTCGCCACAGCACTTCTGGCACACCCTTTCTGCTGACCAAACATCTTGGCACAGGTGTGGTCAATGCTGGTGATGGCACACACGAACACCCGACACAAGGTCTGCTGGATCTATTCACGATTCGTGAACAGCGGGGCCGTATTGAAGGTTTAACGGTCGCACTGGTGGGAGATATCCTGCACAGTCGAGTGGCTCGATCGAACATCTGGGGGCTGAAAAAACTCGGTGCCAAAGTCATCGTTTGCGGCCCAGCCACCTTGATCCCGGCTGAAATTCGGCAACTCGGAGTCGAAGTAAGTTATCGGCTCGATGAGATCCTGGAACAGACGGACGTAATCAATCTGTTACGAATTCAATTCGAAAGACAGCGTGGCGCGTTTTTTCCTTCGATTTATGAATATGCCCAGTTCTATGGGATGACATCTGAGCGAATTGCCCGCGCGAAGAGTGATGTTCTCATACTCGCGCCTGGCCCCATCAACCGTGGTGTCGAACTGACTCCTGATGTAGCCGATGGCCCGCACAGCGTGATTCT